A single region of the Deinococcus aestuarii genome encodes:
- a CDS encoding DUF3800 domain-containing protein, giving the protein MLFFVDESGTDHKQAPYEVLAGISVRPRDAWPLILAIRNAQTRFFGVPLAEVLAEFKGSQLLKTKTFRLARQLDPLDETTRRDQARSLLEKGRRSRETGVSENVTRLGLTAYAQASLAYAAFVLEQCALHGVQVFASVVEVDAPQPQGRMLRKDFTYLFERFYYSLEAGEGHEHGIVVFDELDRTQSHRLSRQMRAYFQDTTKGRRRATRILPEPFWVHSDLTTLVQVADLVAYSLNWGWRLRDRMTKPVREDLVPYGLAAAELQFRGQRFDAQQQRVLPVFGICHIRDLRPLIERTPSSEVTFPEE; this is encoded by the coding sequence ATGCTGTTTTTCGTCGACGAGAGCGGAACCGATCACAAGCAGGCCCCGTACGAGGTCCTGGCCGGCATCAGCGTCCGCCCCCGCGACGCCTGGCCGCTGATCCTCGCCATCCGGAACGCCCAGACACGCTTCTTCGGCGTCCCGCTCGCCGAGGTTCTCGCAGAATTCAAGGGCAGCCAGCTGCTCAAGACCAAGACCTTCCGCCTGGCCCGGCAACTCGACCCCCTCGACGAGACCACCCGCCGCGATCAGGCCCGCTCCCTCCTCGAGAAGGGTCGGCGCTCCCGCGAGACGGGCGTGAGCGAGAACGTCACCCGCCTGGGGCTGACCGCCTACGCCCAGGCGAGCCTGGCCTACGCCGCCTTCGTCCTGGAGCAGTGTGCCCTGCACGGCGTCCAGGTCTTCGCCAGCGTCGTGGAGGTGGACGCACCCCAGCCGCAGGGCCGGATGCTGCGCAAGGACTTCACGTACCTGTTCGAGCGCTTCTACTACAGCCTCGAGGCAGGGGAGGGGCATGAGCACGGCATCGTCGTGTTCGACGAGCTCGACCGGACCCAGTCGCACCGGCTCAGCCGCCAGATGCGGGCGTACTTTCAGGACACGACCAAGGGACGGCGGCGCGCGACCCGCATCCTCCCCGAGCCGTTCTGGGTGCACTCGGACCTCACGACGCTGGTGCAGGTGGCCGACCTCGTGGCCTACAGCCTCAACTGGGGATGGCGGCTCAGGGACCGGATGACCAAGCCCGTGCGCGAGGACCTCGTTCCTTACGGTCTCGCCGCCGCCGAGCTGCAGTTTCGCGGACAGCGTTTCGACGCGCAGCAACAGCGGGTCCTGCCTGTGTTCGGCATCTGCCATATCCGTGATCTGCGCCCGCTGATCGAACGGACACCATCCAGCGAGGTCACCTTCCCCGAGGAATAA
- a CDS encoding HEAT repeat domain-containing protein: protein MPSLAAPASRRDFPWLRYWYDSESSGQQPPAGFLYVPPERYAAFYSSRAYTLPELESHRCTLLLGEPGAGKSRALAAYADSRPGTLCLDLKEFRDAEAVANEIERSAEFTRWREGGELHLALDSFDELQLRDPGLAGGLLRHFRRWLGHVQIGEAAWADLLARHPAHADELAPLARRGVEGWEVPLPDTRPPDDVKAEVMALMGVGRCTLRLACRPGELPETLRQGLGELFAPVGGARTFLLAPLRFEDAREAAELSDLDGDRFMVAVARHDVELLAANPGTLDMLLDEFARSATLPESQNELFSRACLRLCSEPDADRGRGATYSPAERRVAAGRLAFLSVFANLEVVARGDAPSTALPATSALGEDQAHGRSLDVGLPLIRSALEGGVFAGAGGGLHVWRHRRYREYLAAWYMHHRNLPLAQVRALLLHPVDGRVVPQLGEVASFLASMRADVHDLLVEADPVTLLRSDLGLRRPEERARVAAALLAHFESGDLVQSDRGLGVHLRKLAHPELADQLRLFIQDPARNREVRWFALDVAGACGVLALVPELLHLALNRREDHHLRQEAARAVVEVNDEAGVRALRPLALAQGDDDPDDQLKGIALLALWPRFLSAEELFGVLSPPKVPNLLGSYKVFLGEFGREEGEGPRFVADLRDEDVPRALAWARTHTGGRWSLDAAAQAADAVMSRASRLLDRDDVAHPFVDNVLARWVRHTPGVGASVPALETQFVKDLEADAPTRRRLLALLLERSEEAQLDHWSWRASSREYARPEDMAWLVEFARQAPRPQARAALKIAARLLDWNDAEARDRWRALGREWELAREVLDVDAWEARALDDEVEPEPPEPQAPTPPPVEEFVRAAEARLGPGTWFALLHRLRESGGPSRPFDLDVLQAPAWGEADDALRGRVLRLAARFLHEQDAPPLKRLVRTTKVLGDFAAVGAVHLINLGAHGEMTDELWAKWAGVVLTFPAGSDGPESAAHQPLIEQAYQAAPEATLRAALMEARAEDGAFGTVFVTRKLRAVWDDRLDEGFSALLGGRRLDRAWGSVLYELLERGSVRAQRVARRYARLEDSAAPRAVAAMQALLAFDFERAWPAFWNSVQRRPAFAEAALTAYVNLRHGSGLAARLNEAQAADLFLWLADHVPHAQDSEPLEADYTSGLRDGLVRLREELLRNLQARGSRAACDALARVRGARPDLAWLKWTHLEALAEWRRRTWVWSTPEVLLDLVARAERRLVRSDDELLEVVLESLERLEHGLVRQETPLAEFLWNTWVDEQDDERWKPKDEEALSNWVKHHLQEDLGGRGIVVGREVEVRRGQFTDVHVTALRPTRAGEVGDPVKVIVEVKGYWYSTLVENLRTQLAEGYLGDGEVSRGVYLVGWYNSPLWHDRPRKTWMAEKLRRDLDDRAAAASVEGRRVVARLIDVRPPIPSTGRRRKA, encoded by the coding sequence ATGCCCAGCCTTGCCGCTCCTGCTTCGCGCCGGGACTTCCCCTGGCTCCGGTACTGGTACGACTCTGAGTCCTCAGGCCAGCAGCCTCCCGCCGGGTTCTTATACGTCCCGCCGGAACGTTACGCCGCGTTCTACAGCAGCAGGGCGTACACCCTGCCCGAACTCGAGTCCCACCGCTGCACGCTGCTCCTGGGTGAGCCGGGCGCGGGCAAATCCCGGGCCCTCGCCGCCTACGCCGACAGCCGCCCGGGGACGCTGTGCCTGGACCTCAAGGAGTTCCGGGACGCCGAGGCCGTCGCGAACGAGATCGAACGGTCGGCCGAGTTCACGCGCTGGCGTGAGGGCGGGGAACTGCACCTCGCGCTCGACAGCTTTGACGAGCTGCAGTTACGCGACCCCGGTCTGGCCGGCGGGTTGCTCCGCCACTTCCGGCGGTGGCTGGGCCACGTGCAGATCGGGGAGGCGGCCTGGGCTGACCTGTTGGCTCGTCACCCCGCTCATGCCGACGAACTCGCGCCGCTCGCCCGCCGGGGTGTGGAGGGGTGGGAGGTGCCTCTCCCCGACACCCGTCCTCCGGACGACGTCAAGGCGGAGGTGATGGCCCTCATGGGTGTGGGGCGCTGCACCCTGCGTCTGGCGTGCCGTCCCGGCGAGCTTCCGGAAACGCTGCGGCAGGGCCTGGGGGAGCTCTTCGCCCCCGTGGGTGGCGCACGGACGTTTCTCCTCGCCCCCCTGCGGTTTGAGGATGCGAGAGAGGCGGCCGAGCTCAGCGATTTGGATGGGGACCGATTCATGGTGGCGGTGGCGCGGCACGACGTGGAATTGCTCGCCGCGAACCCGGGAACGCTCGACATGCTCTTGGATGAGTTCGCGCGCTCGGCGACCCTGCCCGAGAGCCAGAACGAGTTGTTCTCCCGGGCGTGCCTGCGGCTGTGCTCCGAGCCGGACGCCGACCGCGGTCGCGGGGCAACGTACAGCCCAGCCGAGCGCAGGGTGGCGGCCGGGCGGCTGGCCTTCCTGTCCGTGTTCGCGAACCTCGAAGTCGTCGCGCGGGGTGACGCCCCCAGCACCGCGCTTCCAGCCACGTCGGCCCTGGGGGAGGACCAGGCGCACGGCCGGTCCCTCGACGTCGGACTCCCGCTGATCAGGTCGGCGCTCGAGGGAGGCGTGTTCGCGGGCGCCGGCGGAGGCCTGCACGTGTGGCGGCACCGACGGTACCGGGAGTATCTGGCCGCGTGGTACATGCACCACCGCAACCTTCCCCTCGCCCAGGTGCGGGCGTTGCTGCTGCATCCGGTCGACGGGCGGGTGGTGCCGCAGCTCGGCGAGGTCGCGTCGTTCCTGGCGAGTATGCGGGCCGACGTGCACGACCTGCTGGTCGAGGCCGACCCCGTCACGTTGCTGCGAAGCGACCTCGGCCTGCGTCGCCCCGAGGAGCGTGCCCGGGTGGCCGCGGCCCTGCTGGCGCATTTTGAGAGCGGGGACCTGGTGCAGAGTGACCGCGGGCTCGGTGTTCACCTGCGCAAGCTCGCCCACCCGGAGCTGGCGGACCAGTTGCGCCTCTTCATCCAGGACCCGGCCCGCAACCGCGAGGTGCGCTGGTTTGCGCTCGACGTGGCAGGCGCGTGTGGGGTCCTGGCCCTCGTACCCGAGTTGCTGCACCTTGCGCTCAACCGCAGGGAGGACCACCACCTGCGGCAGGAGGCGGCGCGCGCCGTCGTCGAGGTGAACGACGAGGCAGGCGTGCGCGCCCTGCGCCCCCTGGCGCTCGCGCAGGGCGACGACGACCCCGACGATCAGCTCAAGGGGATCGCGCTGCTGGCCCTGTGGCCGCGCTTCCTGAGTGCCGAAGAGTTGTTCGGCGTCCTCTCGCCGCCAAAGGTGCCCAACCTGCTGGGCAGCTACAAGGTGTTTTTAGGTGAGTTTGGCCGCGAGGAGGGGGAAGGGCCGAGGTTCGTGGCGGACCTGCGCGACGAGGACGTGCCGCGTGCCCTGGCCTGGGCGCGAACGCACACGGGGGGGCGATGGTCGCTCGACGCGGCGGCACAGGCGGCGGACGCCGTGATGTCCCGGGCATCACGTCTGCTCGACCGCGACGACGTGGCGCACCCGTTCGTGGACAATGTGCTGGCGCGCTGGGTGCGGCACACCCCGGGGGTGGGAGCGTCGGTGCCGGCGCTCGAGACCCAGTTTGTGAAGGACCTGGAGGCGGATGCACCCACCCGCCGACGTCTGCTCGCATTGCTGCTCGAGCGCTCGGAGGAGGCTCAGCTCGACCATTGGAGCTGGCGGGCCTCCAGCCGCGAGTACGCCCGCCCCGAGGACATGGCCTGGCTCGTGGAGTTCGCCCGTCAGGCTCCTCGCCCCCAGGCGCGAGCGGCTCTCAAAATCGCTGCCCGGCTCCTTGACTGGAACGACGCAGAGGCGCGTGACCGCTGGCGGGCACTGGGGCGGGAGTGGGAACTCGCCCGCGAGGTTCTCGACGTCGATGCGTGGGAGGCCCGCGCGTTGGATGACGAGGTGGAACCCGAGCCGCCGGAACCCCAGGCGCCCACGCCCCCTCCGGTCGAGGAATTCGTGCGTGCCGCCGAGGCCCGGTTGGGGCCTGGTACGTGGTTCGCGCTGCTTCACCGGCTGCGGGAGTCCGGAGGGCCGAGCCGGCCCTTTGACCTCGATGTCCTCCAGGCGCCGGCATGGGGTGAAGCGGATGACGCCCTGCGCGGGCGGGTGTTGCGCCTCGCCGCACGGTTCCTGCATGAGCAGGACGCCCCACCACTCAAGCGCCTGGTGCGGACCACCAAGGTCCTGGGGGACTTCGCCGCGGTGGGGGCGGTGCACCTGATCAACCTGGGCGCGCACGGCGAGATGACGGACGAGCTGTGGGCGAAGTGGGCGGGCGTCGTGCTCACGTTCCCGGCCGGAAGCGACGGGCCCGAGAGCGCTGCGCACCAGCCTTTGATTGAGCAGGCGTACCAGGCTGCACCCGAGGCGACGCTGCGTGCCGCCCTGATGGAGGCGCGGGCGGAGGACGGGGCCTTCGGCACGGTGTTCGTGACGCGCAAGCTCCGCGCCGTGTGGGACGACCGCCTCGACGAGGGGTTCTCAGCCCTGCTGGGTGGCCGGCGCCTTGACCGGGCCTGGGGGAGTGTGCTGTACGAGCTGCTGGAAAGGGGCAGCGTCCGGGCGCAACGGGTCGCGAGGAGGTACGCGCGCCTAGAGGACTCGGCCGCGCCGCGGGCCGTCGCCGCCATGCAAGCCCTCCTCGCGTTTGATTTCGAGCGCGCCTGGCCTGCTTTCTGGAATTCAGTGCAGCGCCGCCCGGCGTTTGCGGAGGCCGCCCTGACCGCGTATGTGAACCTGCGCCACGGCTCCGGACTGGCCGCCCGTCTGAACGAGGCGCAGGCGGCCGACCTGTTTCTCTGGCTCGCGGACCACGTTCCTCACGCGCAGGACTCCGAGCCCCTGGAGGCGGACTACACGTCCGGCCTGCGCGACGGCCTGGTGAGGTTGCGTGAAGAACTGCTGCGCAACCTCCAGGCGCGCGGCTCGCGGGCTGCCTGCGACGCCCTCGCCCGAGTCCGGGGCGCTCGGCCCGACCTCGCGTGGTTGAAGTGGACGCACCTCGAGGCCCTCGCCGAGTGGCGCCGCCGCACCTGGGTGTGGAGCACGCCCGAGGTGCTCCTTGACCTTGTCGCACGGGCGGAGCGCCGTCTGGTACGCAGCGACGACGAACTGCTCGAGGTCGTGCTGGAGTCGCTCGAACGGCTGGAGCATGGGCTCGTGAGGCAGGAGACGCCGCTCGCGGAATTTCTGTGGAACACCTGGGTGGACGAGCAGGACGACGAGCGGTGGAAGCCAAAGGACGAGGAAGCCCTGTCCAATTGGGTCAAGCACCACCTGCAAGAAGACCTGGGCGGGCGCGGGATCGTCGTGGGGCGCGAGGTCGAGGTGCGGCGTGGGCAGTTCACGGACGTCCATGTGACCGCCCTGCGCCCCACGCGCGCGGGCGAGGTGGGCGATCCCGTCAAGGTCATCGTGGAGGTCAAGGGCTACTGGTACTCGACCCTGGTGGAAAACCTCCGCACCCAGCTGGCCGAGGGGTACCTGGGGGACGGCGAGGTGAGCCGCGGTGTCTACCTCGTGGGGTGGTACAACAGCCCGCTGTGGCACGACCGGCCGCGGAAAACATGGATGGCCGAGAAGCTGCGGCGCGACCTCGACGACCGGGCGGCCGCCGCGTCGGTCGAGGGGCGCCGGGTGGTGGCCCGATTGATCGACGTGCGCCCGCCTATCCCCTCCACCGGGCGCCGCCGGAAGGCCTGA
- a CDS encoding restriction endonuclease, whose translation MPTRFAKRTPPLTTAPPLLPLGDLAPSEFESFCADLIRLQPGVQRCARLGVSGDKQDGIDLIADLAGGRRRVIQCRRWRRFTRSDAERTLQEARYPADEHMLLLASVATATPRRVLENAPGWTIWDADDVAREVRCLPPDPARQLVQTHFGREWRRAFLQLDAPSPFVPAETFFGPFVRPGRLFRHDWTLVGRDADLRALQDQAAKPGARLVLMSAGGGLGKSRLLRAFSDRLRRRAAGVTVRFLLERAPLDLDALTDFEGLPLVLVVDDAHARDDLEGLLAFARRRQPDTLVVFAARPHAEERLLALAHRVGFEGGEVHVLSLQRLSGADLSALARQALGPSAAHLAPHLVAATGGSPLALVIGGQLLARGDVHPARLERHEDFRAVVYSRFFDVLQGEVTAHLDPATCRRVLAFVAAASPLTRTDPALLEAGARLCDLTPEEIARALDTLEEHGVLLRRGRLVKITPDVLSDHLLAEACWQAGRPTGFARRAFDALAPLVPDTIIRNLAELDWRIGESVGESTDLLADVWVQIRADLSSRLPWGRYQLLQALRPAAAVQPERILELVELTLTLHPELLADGSEVGLSVALRSAIASMLRDVALHRTYVPHVIPLLWRLGCGDGRALNVHPDHPVRVLQDLIGLSAQKPLAFNAAVLDAFAPIFAEPGTHNHAHSPLDVTDRLLETGVREHEAAAGYFHVRTFFVVPDAAAPLRERVLDLATRAAESAPDRTRLRVLASVKRALGGAQMAYGGKVSSDVREAWERQQVRALDRLAHLTRRASPIEHVRLRELLTHTRRFAKQATVRDRANALLEELHEDEDVHLVRALLRSYAVREYPPPGEQGRESWKERSQRATRQRTEVAKALLARHGSVEDMVVALEHVVTNLTRAGEDPEPSALLEQLARLDPRGGLAWLDVLFSRPDSVLNPGLGSLLGASWAEGNARTSTAAIRFARQGTAVQAAGVAHAYAWYTQDKAWSAGDFKALEALVTHPAASVRFQAVDALRALARTRAGDALALAWSLPIGRDANLGAHFASLFDDEHGVPFHTLSEADHHALLERLTVLPSWEDHVVQSALAATAWVVPQALVTSLFNRADLANGGEVDAVPFGGLCEALTPLAGHPELGRWLRTARDATLAGGWATRRSRAEVYAELAALDPDLGVNTIAEWLSDLNEERLEALEAVLEHMPEDLALAFPGFVAQALEAAQLLGEAALGRMSSALHHAALFGERHGPYGEPFPQDIDLQRRAAAAREAARPGSLAWRFYDDLARRARHNIERSHEEVAEAELRGE comes from the coding sequence ATGCCGACGCGTTTCGCGAAGCGGACGCCCCCGCTCACGACCGCACCTCCCCTGTTGCCCCTTGGCGACCTGGCTCCCTCCGAATTCGAGAGCTTCTGCGCCGACCTGATCCGACTCCAGCCCGGTGTGCAGCGCTGCGCCCGTTTGGGTGTTTCCGGTGACAAGCAGGACGGCATCGACCTCATCGCGGACCTCGCCGGGGGGCGTCGCCGGGTGATCCAGTGCCGACGGTGGCGCAGGTTCACCCGGAGCGACGCCGAGCGAACCCTTCAGGAGGCCCGGTACCCCGCCGACGAGCACATGCTGCTGCTGGCGAGCGTCGCCACCGCCACCCCCCGGCGCGTTCTCGAGAACGCACCCGGCTGGACGATTTGGGACGCGGATGACGTGGCCCGCGAGGTGCGCTGCCTCCCGCCGGACCCGGCGCGGCAGCTGGTGCAAACGCACTTCGGGCGGGAGTGGCGCCGCGCCTTCCTGCAGCTCGACGCTCCCAGCCCCTTCGTTCCGGCCGAGACGTTTTTCGGGCCGTTCGTGCGCCCGGGCCGCCTGTTCCGGCACGACTGGACCCTCGTCGGGCGTGACGCCGATCTCCGCGCGTTGCAGGACCAGGCAGCCAAACCGGGCGCGCGGCTCGTACTCATGTCGGCGGGAGGCGGCCTCGGCAAGTCGAGACTGCTGCGCGCGTTCAGCGACCGGCTGCGGCGCCGCGCAGCCGGCGTGACGGTGCGCTTCCTGCTCGAACGCGCGCCCCTCGACCTCGACGCGCTCACCGACTTCGAGGGACTTCCCCTCGTGCTGGTGGTAGACGACGCGCACGCCCGCGACGATCTGGAGGGTCTGCTCGCCTTCGCGCGCCGACGACAACCGGACACCCTCGTGGTCTTCGCGGCGCGGCCACACGCCGAGGAGAGGCTGCTCGCGCTCGCGCACCGGGTCGGCTTCGAGGGAGGTGAGGTGCACGTGCTGAGCCTGCAGCGCCTGTCAGGCGCCGACCTGTCCGCCCTGGCCCGGCAGGCGCTGGGCCCGTCCGCCGCACACCTCGCGCCGCACCTGGTAGCCGCGACGGGGGGCAGCCCGCTCGCCCTCGTCATCGGGGGTCAGCTGCTCGCCCGCGGCGACGTGCACCCCGCCCGACTGGAACGGCACGAGGACTTCCGCGCCGTCGTGTACAGCCGCTTCTTCGACGTGTTGCAGGGGGAGGTCACGGCGCACCTTGACCCGGCCACCTGCCGGCGCGTGCTCGCCTTTGTCGCGGCCGCCAGCCCCCTGACACGAACGGACCCTGCCCTGCTCGAGGCGGGCGCCCGCTTGTGCGACCTCACGCCCGAGGAGATCGCACGCGCCCTGGACACGCTGGAGGAGCACGGGGTTCTACTGCGGCGGGGGCGCCTCGTCAAGATCACGCCCGACGTCCTGAGCGACCATCTCCTCGCCGAGGCCTGCTGGCAGGCGGGGCGGCCGACCGGCTTCGCACGCCGCGCCTTCGATGCCCTCGCTCCGCTCGTGCCCGACACGATCATCCGTAACCTCGCAGAACTCGACTGGAGGATCGGTGAATCGGTGGGCGAGTCTACCGACCTGCTGGCGGACGTGTGGGTGCAAATTCGGGCCGACCTCTCCTCAAGGCTCCCTTGGGGACGATACCAACTCCTGCAAGCCCTGCGGCCGGCCGCCGCAGTGCAGCCGGAGCGCATTCTCGAACTGGTCGAACTGACCTTGACGCTTCACCCCGAGCTGTTGGCTGACGGGTCCGAAGTGGGCCTGTCTGTTGCGCTGCGCTCGGCTATAGCGTCCATGCTCAGGGACGTGGCGCTGCACCGCACCTATGTTCCACACGTCATCCCCTTGCTCTGGCGCCTCGGCTGTGGGGACGGCCGCGCCCTGAATGTCCACCCGGACCATCCTGTCCGCGTTCTGCAAGACCTGATCGGGCTCTCGGCCCAAAAACCCCTGGCTTTTAATGCCGCCGTGCTCGACGCTTTCGCGCCCATCTTCGCTGAGCCCGGTACACACAATCACGCGCACTCCCCACTCGACGTGACGGACAGGCTGCTCGAAACGGGCGTGCGCGAACACGAAGCAGCAGCCGGTTACTTTCATGTCCGGACCTTCTTCGTGGTGCCGGATGCCGCGGCACCTTTGCGCGAGCGTGTGCTGGACCTCGCCACGCGCGCCGCGGAGTCGGCACCGGACCGAACACGGCTGCGGGTCCTCGCAAGCGTTAAACGTGCATTGGGAGGTGCCCAGATGGCATATGGCGGCAAAGTGTCCAGCGACGTCCGTGAAGCCTGGGAACGCCAGCAGGTTCGTGCGCTCGACCGTCTCGCGCACCTCACCCGGCGGGCGTCGCCGATCGAACACGTGCGGCTGCGAGAGTTGCTGACACACACCCGCCGGTTTGCCAAGCAGGCGACGGTGCGTGACCGTGCGAATGCGCTCTTGGAGGAGCTGCACGAGGACGAGGATGTGCACCTGGTGCGGGCGTTGTTGCGCTCGTATGCCGTGCGCGAGTACCCGCCGCCTGGGGAACAGGGGCGTGAATCTTGGAAGGAACGCAGCCAACGTGCCACTCGGCAACGGACGGAGGTGGCGAAAGCGCTGCTGGCGCGCCACGGGTCGGTGGAGGACATGGTTGTGGCGCTTGAGCACGTCGTCACCAATTTGACCCGGGCAGGCGAGGATCCAGAGCCCAGTGCGCTTCTGGAACAGTTGGCGCGACTCGACCCTCGCGGGGGCCTGGCGTGGCTCGATGTGTTGTTCAGCCGACCGGACAGCGTGCTGAATCCGGGGTTGGGCTCGCTGCTCGGTGCCTCGTGGGCTGAGGGGAATGCACGCACCTCCACGGCAGCCATCCGCTTCGCTCGGCAGGGCACGGCCGTGCAGGCCGCCGGGGTGGCCCACGCCTACGCTTGGTACACCCAGGACAAGGCGTGGTCGGCGGGGGACTTCAAGGCCCTGGAAGCATTGGTGACCCACCCAGCCGCGTCCGTGCGCTTTCAGGCCGTCGACGCCTTACGGGCCCTGGCGAGAACGCGTGCGGGCGACGCGCTCGCACTCGCGTGGTCCCTCCCGATCGGGAGGGACGCGAACCTCGGTGCGCACTTCGCCTCGCTGTTCGATGACGAGCACGGTGTACCGTTCCACACGCTCTCTGAAGCAGACCACCACGCGCTCCTCGAACGCCTGACGGTCCTGCCATCTTGGGAGGATCACGTCGTACAGAGCGCCCTTGCTGCCACCGCCTGGGTGGTGCCCCAGGCCCTGGTCACCAGCCTGTTCAACCGTGCGGACCTGGCCAATGGCGGTGAAGTGGACGCCGTGCCGTTCGGCGGGCTATGCGAAGCCCTCACACCCCTGGCCGGACATCCGGAGTTGGGCCGCTGGCTCCGCACCGCAAGAGACGCCACGCTCGCCGGGGGATGGGCGACGCGCCGGAGCCGCGCTGAGGTCTACGCAGAGCTCGCCGCGCTCGACCCCGACCTCGGCGTGAACACCATCGCCGAGTGGCTGAGCGACCTCAACGAGGAGCGGTTGGAAGCGCTGGAGGCTGTCCTCGAGCACATGCCGGAGGACCTGGCACTGGCCTTCCCCGGGTTCGTGGCCCAGGCACTGGAGGCGGCACAGCTCCTGGGCGAGGCCGCCCTGGGCCGCATGAGTTCCGCCCTGCATCACGCCGCCCTGTTCGGGGAGCGGCACGGCCCCTACGGCGAGCCGTTTCCGCAGGACATCGACCTGCAACGGCGCGCGGCGGCGGCACGTGAGGCAGCCCGGCCCGGTAGCCTCGCGTGGCGGTTCTACGATGACCTCGCGCGTCGGGCAAGACACAACATCGAGCGTTCGCACGAAGAGGTCGCCGAGGCGGAGTTGCGCGGCGAGTAG
- a CDS encoding J domain-containing protein has protein sequence MTTHRSSPGRRVLHLLGLLGARRDQMFYVPSLRVARPLLAANGVLTVVLVAELGFKLNPWLSWSLALALFLLALRFLPRAERLLALGLLVLPFLVAALAPNSAWLVLLLPLLAVLAFASLVTQHRALAFDAQLSHLREVLGAGWKAYLPRDEQAQDVARVLVSPQGQTFFLGVTFGRAAQQYGTPHVNWQGVNQETVRALAARDWGVASQGQKVLWVVRPPNAQGEYPPTAEHGVSTVIATSADLAAQLNTWAGMQQNLADASPGEFGMQVEVQATDDLLAVLPPGWQLRQSILLASGGDADIVLTSPSHEVYVVDIKSRTDRMDLETPRGERAKSWQEIHDQVERAAWQLNGVAVVWQPRAREVSFTQVGDVWCLRGGARELIEALETIDGVKHGFTPHEVLGVRPDASSHEIQEAYRALVKKYHPDRVGHLGEEFRVMAEERMQEINAAYRQLMGR, from the coding sequence ATGACCACGCACCGCTCGTCGCCCGGACGACGGGTGCTGCATCTGCTCGGCCTGTTGGGGGCCCGGCGTGACCAGATGTTCTACGTGCCCAGCCTCCGGGTGGCTCGCCCGCTCTTGGCAGCCAACGGTGTGCTCACCGTAGTGTTGGTCGCTGAACTGGGCTTCAAGCTCAACCCCTGGCTGTCCTGGAGCTTGGCCCTCGCCCTTTTCCTGCTCGCCCTGCGCTTCCTCCCCCGGGCCGAGCGTCTCCTGGCCCTGGGGCTGCTGGTGCTGCCGTTCCTGGTCGCTGCCCTCGCCCCGAACAGCGCCTGGCTGGTGTTGCTGCTGCCCCTCCTCGCGGTGCTGGCGTTCGCTTCCCTCGTCACCCAGCACCGCGCCCTGGCCTTCGACGCCCAACTCAGCCATCTACGCGAGGTGCTCGGAGCGGGTTGGAAAGCCTACCTTCCTCGAGACGAGCAAGCCCAGGACGTCGCCCGGGTGCTCGTCAGTCCCCAGGGGCAAACCTTCTTCCTGGGCGTGACCTTCGGTCGCGCCGCCCAGCAGTACGGCACCCCCCACGTCAACTGGCAGGGCGTGAACCAAGAGACGGTTCGCGCCCTGGCCGCCCGTGACTGGGGCGTCGCCAGCCAGGGCCAGAAGGTCCTGTGGGTGGTCCGCCCCCCGAACGCCCAGGGCGAGTACCCGCCCACCGCCGAGCATGGCGTCAGCACGGTGATTGCGACCTCTGCCGACTTGGCTGCCCAACTCAACACCTGGGCGGGGATGCAGCAGAACCTCGCGGACGCCTCGCCGGGAGAATTCGGGATGCAAGTCGAGGTTCAGGCAACAGACGATTTGCTGGCGGTGTTGCCACCCGGCTGGCAGTTGCGCCAGAGCATCCTGCTCGCCTCGGGTGGAGACGCCGACATCGTGCTGACCTCGCCCTCACACGAGGTGTACGTGGTGGACATCAAGTCGCGAACGGACCGGATGGACCTGGAGACCCCCCGGGGAGAGCGGGCCAAGAGTTGGCAGGAGATTCACGATCAGGTGGAGCGAGCGGCGTGGCAGCTCAACGGTGTGGCGGTGGTCTGGCAGCCGCGGGCGCGCGAGGTGAGCTTCACTCAGGTGGGGGACGTCTGGTGTCTGCGCGGGGGAGCGCGAGAGCTGATAGAGGCGCTGGAGACCATCGACGGGGTGAAACACGGCTTCACCCCGCACGAGGTGCTGGGGGTGCGGCCCGACGCCTCGTCGCACGAGATCCAGGAAGCGTACCGGGCACTGGTGAAGAAGTATCACCCTGACCGGGTAGGGCATTTGGGGGAGGAGTTCCGGGTTATGGCCGAGGAGCGAATGCAGGAGATCAATGCCGCGTATCGGCAGCTGATGGGCAGATAA
- a CDS encoding helix-turn-helix domain-containing protein — protein MPPKKPRKKHEPDAATLAFQAALGQRIRELRDEGYSQDDFAAKVDVFRSHMSRIEQGKTDLRLSTLLRIATALGMTVSELLDLPGVEGPAQPREEVR, from the coding sequence ATGCCGCCGAAGAAACCGCGCAAGAAGCACGAGCCGGATGCCGCGACGCTCGCGTTTCAGGCCGCGCTGGGTCAGCGCATTCGTGAACTCAGGGACGAGGGATACAGCCAGGACGACTTCGCGGCGAAGGTGGACGTGTTTCGCAGCCACATGAGCCGGATTGAGCAGGGCAAGACCGACCTGCGCCTCTCGACGCTGCTGCGAATTGCTACCGCGCTGGGCATGACGGTGAGTGAGCTGCTGGACCTGCCCGGAGTGGAGGGCCCGGCGCAGCCCCGAGAGGAAGTGCGATGA